The Hevea brasiliensis isolate MT/VB/25A 57/8 chromosome 9, ASM3005281v1, whole genome shotgun sequence nucleotide sequence CCAGCGGGGTCATTTTCTGAATGGAAGACGCCTTGGTTGTTTTATATTTGTGCGTCGTCGTTACAACAAACCCAGCAGTTTTCTAAACTTGTACAACTAAGCCACCGGTTTATTCTGGTGACCTCCAATTTATTTACTAAAATGCCCTTCACGTTATTGCCAAATGAATAAAAAGAGAACAGAATTTTCTACTCGGGAGAGGAGGGGGTTAATATGGGAAAGAAAAGAGTGGTTAAAGATAAAAAGAATGGCTGGGAATAAATACAGAAACGGGCAAGCCTCGCATGTTACATGTCGTTCTGTCTGCCTTCATGCACACGCTTTTATTAAGTTTTATTAATTGTATTTTTTGCGGTTTAGAAAAAATTAATTACTCTCGAATCAAAATTACATTTCTGGTTATCAAttctgagttttttttttttttttttttttataaaaaaattaacctCCCGTATATATCTCTTGGTGGAGGAATGCTTGTCGCCTACTCCTTTTAGTTTCCACTCTCTCTCACAACTTTAAAACTCTTTCCCAGAAAGAAAAAAACAGAAGAAAAGAGAATTTCACAAGGCACAACCTTTTCACGGAGATAACTCTGTTTCTTTCTGGGTAAATGGAGAGACACAGGTGTAAGATTTGCTTCAAGATCTTTTCTAATGGAAGAGCTTTGGGTGGTCACATGAGGTCTCATATGTTAAATCTTCCAATTCCTCCAAgaccagaagaagaagaagaagtagaagaagACCTACAAATTCAACTCGGTAAAGACACCGAATCagcttcatcttcatcttcagaGGAAGAAGCAGAAGCAGAAGCAGAAGCAGAGGGAGATGATAAGGGTCTTTATTATGGATTAAGGGAGAATCCAAAGAGAAGTATTCGATTCGTAGATCCTGAGTTCTCTTTTGCTGTGGATGCTGCATCTGTTGTTCTTCAGGACAGAGAAAGCGAGACTGAATCGTCCAAGAACCCAACTCTAAGACGTTCCAAACGCACTAAAAAATTGTTAGAGCATCAATATCATCACCAACAACAAAGACAAGAGCAAGAGAACAACATAAAGAAGCTTAATTCTAACAAATTTAGTAAGACCGAGTTGTGGGCTGAACCCGAAGCCGTGAGTTCGATCTCTCAGACCACCACAGAGGAAGATGTTGCTTTCTGTCTTATGATGCTTTCAAGGGACAAATGGAAGAGGATGAAACAACAAAATCAACTAGAACAAGATGAGGAAGCAGAAGCTGAAAAGTCCATTGAGGAAACCGATGAATCAGAGGAGTTTAAATTTTGCGAGTCAAGAACTCGAGGCAAGTATAAGTGCCAAACATGTAAGAAGGTATTTAAATCTTATCAAGCTCTGGGTGGACACAGGGCAAGTCACAAGAAACTCAAAGTTTATACACCCGGGAAGGAACTAAAATTGGAGCCAGAGAATGCAGGAAATTCAACATCCACTGCAGAGAAGAAAGTTCATGAATGTCCATATTGTTTCAGAGTATTTTCATCTGGGCAAGCTCTGGGAGGTCACAAGAGAACTCATATAATTGGTTTAGCAACTACTCCTGCTAGGAGTTCTTCAAAGATCGAAGACAACATGAATTTAATAGATCTCAATCTTCCAGCTCCAATTGATGTTGATGATCTTAGCCAAATTGAGCTATCTGCAGTATCCGATGCAGAATTTGTCAACCACATCAAGAGGTGAGTGTTTGCTTACTCTGTCATGATATTCGAAAAAGAAGGTTCGATCCAaaagttaaagaaaaaaaaaacttttgacTACTTTTGCGTTTTGGGATCTAAAATCATTCGAATTTGTTAGTTTCAATTGAGTTATGTGGTTCCTATTAATTTATCTATAGACTATTTCTCGGTTCAGATTCTAACTGTAATTCATTTCTAAGTTCTGTCTCTCGTCCTGTTTCTGTAACAAGCCATGAATATATTTACTATGCTTCGCTAAACACAATTAAAGAATTTCTGGGTTTTTCTTTTTgtaaaaggaaaaaataaataattatagagATTTGATCTTTAATTAAGTGCTAAGAATTCTCGGAAATGGTACTGTTCAACGTTCCAGCTGGTGTAGCTAAGTTGTTTCGCAGGTCGTTTTCTTTAAACAGAATAAGTTGATCAAAACCGTGtaattatattaatagaaaaagtAACTACCACCACCTGTCACTACTGGCATTGTACATAGGTCGCGAAGAAGAAGCAAATTCTCCCTTATTTTTGCCACTGTTTTGTTTTCAATGatatcttttctttttctttttcttacttTCTCGCTAGCTCTAATCTCAGCATTTTTCTTGCTGCTTCTCAGCTTTAATTCTACAAACAGATCTGCTGCACCAGCTGAGATTAGAGGGAGAAATAGCTTCTAATAACACGAATTGAATTAATACTTTTCCATATGTTGGAAATCTGAAAAgctgataagaaaaaaaaaaaaaaaaaaggtaaaatcctctgttttttttttttttttaaattttatatgaaaggAACAGATAGttcttatattaattatttatatttctgTGAGTAAGGTGaatacataaattttattataaatatttaatttagagtTATTAAACTCTTTTTGTatataaaattgaatttataataattataaaaaatcaaCTATGCAAAATAAAAGGtaaattctttaatttctaaTGCTTATTCATTGATAATTGTGATTAGACAAAATTAACAAAATGTATTTATCTAGAGTTAAAAAGCAAAATTATACGTTATGGAAAGGGCAGCTTGAATAGAGAGATCTCACATAAATGAAGAGAATTATATTGcattttgtatataaatttagATTCAACTGcctttaaattgaaaaataaaagatttttttttctttatttttgttaTAAATACTTTCGgttaagatttaaatttaaatcttcatagtcttaaaataatatttttttatttaaatgcatattatttttaaatagtaattaaatataattctttCAACGAGAATGACTTCATAATTTGAACCCATAACTTTATAAGTAAAATCTACCTAATATCAACTCTATGTACACCAACAATTTCAGTATAACTAAACCTAAATCTCAATGATTTCTTGAAAGTAGTTTTGATGATTTGCTgagatatatttatttaattataagcaTGCTTATTTCGCTTTACTTTATATTCGTTATAACTATTTTCTAAGTGATATCCTAGGCAGGCAAGCTCCAATCCCTAAGGGAGACATATAGATAATAGATTTTAGAATTCTATCACATGGCTTCATGCATGAGAGTCCAGACCTCCTAACATgactttatatgtatatatatattaggaATCATAATGAAGTTAATCTGATAGGACTACTTAATACACAGGGAGAAGAGgaatagttattattattattatagaaagCCTTGCAAGATTAGAATGAATCTCTACATATTGCATTATATTAATGCATGTGGAGTGTTAAGACTGCCATAATATTCTACTAGATATCCCAATCCCATTAATTTTAGCCATGACAATTAATGTAGGTCAAAATTAATTATCACATTATCATATTCTTAGTGTGATGCCTAATATATTCGGGCATCAACCATATTCCAAATAATTTTG carries:
- the LOC110654904 gene encoding zinc finger protein ZAT9-like; this encodes MERHRCKICFKIFSNGRALGGHMRSHMLNLPIPPRPEEEEEVEEDLQIQLGKDTESASSSSSEEEAEAEAEAEGDDKGLYYGLRENPKRSIRFVDPEFSFAVDAASVVLQDRESETESSKNPTLRRSKRTKKLLEHQYHHQQQRQEQENNIKKLNSNKFSKTELWAEPEAVSSISQTTTEEDVAFCLMMLSRDKWKRMKQQNQLEQDEEAEAEKSIEETDESEEFKFCESRTRGKYKCQTCKKVFKSYQALGGHRASHKKLKVYTPGKELKLEPENAGNSTSTAEKKVHECPYCFRVFSSGQALGGHKRTHIIGLATTPARSSSKIEDNMNLIDLNLPAPIDVDDLSQIELSAVSDAEFVNHIKSFNSTNRSAAPAEIRGRNSF